From one Conyzicola nivalis genomic stretch:
- a CDS encoding YybH family protein: protein MTTTDEVTRWIEAYRSAWISNDADEVAALFTEDALYEFRPNDPEPWRGRDEIVTGWLEEPDAPDTWTFDFKIVGLLDDGTAVVQGVTEYLDENPTYDNLWLIAFEEGKASRFTEWYMEREQAE, encoded by the coding sequence ATGACTACGACAGACGAAGTGACCCGTTGGATAGAGGCCTACCGATCCGCCTGGATCAGCAACGACGCCGACGAAGTGGCGGCTCTGTTCACCGAAGACGCGCTCTACGAATTCCGGCCTAACGACCCAGAGCCGTGGCGTGGCCGCGACGAGATCGTAACGGGATGGCTCGAAGAGCCCGACGCACCCGACACCTGGACGTTCGATTTCAAGATCGTCGGCCTGCTCGACGATGGAACGGCCGTTGTGCAGGGCGTCACCGAGTACCTCGACGAGAACCCGACCTACGACAACTTGTGGTTGATCGCTTTCGAAGAAGGCAAGGCGAGCCGCTTCACGGAGTGGTACATGGAGCGTGAGCAGGCAGAGTAG
- a CDS encoding acyltransferase family protein, giving the protein MTDLKEDTVTAKHSSPASIPPRRRDIQGLRAIAVVAVVAFHANLPFPGGYVGVDVFFVISGFVITAMLLRERQTTGTIRLTTFYVRRFRRLTPALALMVSSTVVVSAFLMSPLWSQQLVTSTAVGAMLLFANFAIAQFSGGYFGIVAETNPLLHTWSLSVEEQFYLAFPILLLLGWRVARRIGRPSVVIAVLVAALGAVSFAISIGVALGVSFPYVPSALLGFYSPVGRVWEFAAGALLAAIATRIWLPTKTVGTVTGITGIALIAVSVLAFTDSTVFPGPATVVPVLGTVLVLYAGLGSVNPISRLLGARPLVAIGNISYSWYLWHWPMIVFAELIWPGELWGPILAATVSLGPAVASYHFVERPLRKPVRSSKRRLTALVAVTLIVPLTLAATLDLAVKSNYWSARMALMQETQAFHPGLASGCITPVPITVATQANCEWNASASGEPIYLIGDSVVEQYGEALIGASLELNRPLFMTTAPGCPPYRITLRVPGEPKPMDATEKAGCAPYIDGTLSWLEARTPGLVIMGANDVSWWSPSDLVDSIAMTGDLGDADALAKVSAAPNAEKKRALVSGMESTAERLSAAGHEVVIAKAPPSYRFPTPSWKPGNCAVAVIMADLCNTSATVDEMDLVQGATREAVDEAARRTGSAILDLRDYFCPGSICTTRHGDLGLYRDDIHISVPASKDLIPRFTQFLTDLG; this is encoded by the coding sequence GTGACCGACCTCAAAGAGGACACCGTCACAGCCAAGCATTCGTCGCCAGCTTCCATCCCACCACGTCGACGCGACATTCAAGGGCTTCGCGCTATTGCCGTTGTAGCGGTTGTGGCGTTCCACGCGAATCTGCCGTTTCCGGGGGGCTACGTCGGCGTCGATGTGTTCTTTGTGATCTCAGGTTTCGTAATTACCGCGATGTTGCTGCGTGAGAGACAAACTACGGGGACCATCCGCCTGACAACGTTTTACGTACGCAGGTTCCGCCGTCTAACACCGGCGCTCGCTCTAATGGTCAGTTCAACGGTGGTTGTATCGGCCTTCCTGATGTCGCCCCTGTGGAGCCAACAACTCGTCACATCCACGGCGGTGGGGGCAATGCTTCTCTTCGCGAACTTTGCGATCGCACAATTTTCGGGTGGCTATTTCGGGATAGTGGCAGAAACCAACCCGCTTCTACACACTTGGTCTTTGTCAGTTGAAGAGCAGTTCTATCTCGCCTTTCCGATCCTGCTCCTACTGGGATGGCGAGTGGCCCGTCGAATTGGGCGACCCAGCGTCGTGATCGCAGTCCTTGTCGCGGCATTGGGGGCCGTATCGTTCGCGATTTCAATCGGGGTCGCGCTCGGAGTTTCCTTTCCCTACGTGCCATCGGCACTGCTGGGGTTCTACAGTCCGGTCGGTAGAGTGTGGGAATTCGCGGCTGGCGCGCTACTAGCGGCGATCGCTACCCGGATTTGGCTGCCTACGAAAACCGTAGGCACCGTCACGGGTATCACGGGGATCGCGCTGATCGCCGTGTCCGTTCTCGCCTTTACCGACTCGACCGTTTTCCCCGGACCAGCGACGGTGGTGCCTGTGCTGGGAACTGTTCTTGTCCTGTACGCCGGGCTGGGTTCAGTCAACCCAATCAGTCGGCTCCTCGGCGCGCGCCCGCTCGTCGCTATCGGCAATATCTCCTATTCCTGGTACCTGTGGCACTGGCCCATGATCGTGTTCGCAGAACTCATCTGGCCTGGCGAATTATGGGGACCTATCCTCGCTGCAACCGTTTCGCTCGGTCCCGCCGTCGCTTCGTACCACTTTGTGGAGCGGCCGCTGCGTAAACCTGTCCGAAGCAGTAAGCGGAGGCTCACCGCGCTCGTTGCGGTGACGTTGATCGTTCCCCTGACGCTGGCCGCAACGCTCGATTTAGCCGTAAAGAGCAACTACTGGTCCGCCCGGATGGCCCTGATGCAGGAAACTCAAGCATTTCATCCGGGTCTCGCTTCTGGTTGCATAACGCCGGTGCCAATCACCGTGGCGACGCAGGCGAATTGCGAGTGGAATGCGTCCGCGTCGGGCGAACCGATCTATCTCATTGGCGACTCGGTCGTCGAACAGTATGGCGAGGCACTAATCGGGGCAAGCCTGGAACTCAACCGCCCCCTCTTCATGACGACTGCACCCGGATGTCCTCCCTACCGGATCACGCTTCGGGTTCCGGGAGAACCAAAGCCGATGGATGCGACGGAGAAGGCTGGCTGCGCCCCTTACATCGACGGGACCCTCAGTTGGCTTGAAGCCCGTACTCCCGGGCTCGTGATTATGGGTGCCAACGATGTCTCATGGTGGTCGCCCTCGGATCTTGTCGATTCGATAGCGATGACTGGCGATCTTGGCGACGCCGACGCACTCGCGAAAGTCTCTGCTGCGCCGAATGCCGAGAAGAAACGCGCCCTCGTGAGCGGTATGGAATCCACGGCCGAGCGGCTGTCCGCGGCAGGGCATGAAGTTGTGATCGCAAAGGCACCCCCGAGCTATCGTTTCCCAACGCCCTCGTGGAAACCGGGAAACTGCGCCGTCGCTGTCATCATGGCGGACCTATGCAACACGTCGGCTACCGTCGACGAAATGGATCTGGTGCAGGGCGCAACGCGCGAGGCCGTCGACGAAGCGGCCCGCCGGACTGGAAGTGCCATTCTCGATCTTCGCGACTATTTCTGCCCAGGATCTATCTGCACCACAAGACACGGAGACCTTGGCCTCTACCGGGACGACATTCACATCTCCGTGCCCGCTAGCAAAGACCTCATACCGCGATTCACTCAGTTCTTGACTGATTTGGGCTAG
- the cysK gene encoding cysteine synthase A yields MPVYNDITEIFGKTPLVRLNKVTEGLGATVLAKLEFYNPSASVKDRLGVAIVDAAEKSGALKPGGTIVEGTSGNTGIALAMIGAARGYKVILTMPETMSKERRVLLRAYGAELVLTPGASGMKGAVEKAAEIVASTPGAVLARQFENEANPAIHRVTTGPEVWSDTDGAVDIFVSGIGTGGTITGAGNYLKEQKPNLQVVAVEPAESPILNGGAPGPHKIQGIGANFVPDVLDREVYDEVIDVNITQSVEMARRLAAEEGILAGISSGATVTAALELAGRPENAGKTIVVIVASYGERYLSTVLYEDLVD; encoded by the coding sequence ATGCCCGTCTACAACGACATCACGGAGATCTTCGGCAAGACCCCGCTCGTGCGCCTCAACAAGGTCACCGAGGGCCTCGGCGCCACCGTGTTGGCCAAGCTCGAGTTCTACAACCCCAGCGCGAGCGTCAAAGACCGCCTCGGTGTAGCCATCGTCGATGCCGCCGAGAAGAGCGGCGCGCTGAAGCCGGGCGGCACGATCGTGGAGGGCACGAGTGGCAACACCGGCATCGCCCTGGCGATGATCGGCGCGGCCCGCGGCTACAAGGTGATCCTCACCATGCCCGAGACGATGAGCAAGGAACGCCGCGTACTCCTCCGCGCGTACGGCGCCGAGCTGGTGCTGACCCCGGGCGCATCCGGAATGAAGGGTGCTGTCGAGAAAGCGGCCGAAATCGTGGCGTCCACCCCGGGCGCCGTGTTGGCTCGTCAGTTTGAGAACGAGGCGAACCCCGCGATCCACCGAGTGACGACCGGCCCGGAAGTCTGGTCGGACACCGACGGCGCCGTCGACATCTTCGTCTCGGGAATCGGCACCGGAGGAACCATCACCGGTGCCGGCAACTACCTCAAGGAGCAGAAGCCGAACCTGCAGGTCGTCGCCGTGGAGCCGGCCGAGAGCCCCATCCTCAACGGCGGGGCACCCGGACCGCACAAGATCCAGGGCATCGGCGCGAACTTCGTGCCCGACGTCCTCGACCGCGAGGTCTACGACGAGGTCATCGACGTCAATATCACGCAGAGCGTGGAGATGGCCCGCCGCCTCGCGGCCGAAGAGGGCATCCTCGCCGGCATTTCGAGCGGCGCGACCGTCACCGCCGCGCTCGAGCTCGCAGGGCGTCCCGAGAACGCCGGCAAGACGATCGTCGTGATCGTCGCCAGCTACGGTGAGCGCTACCTCTCCACCGTGCTCTACGAAGACCTGGTCGACTAG
- the epsC gene encoding serine O-acetyltransferase EpsC, producing the protein MFSRTREDIATARHRDPAARSAPEVWLTYSGLHAIWGHRLAHRLWGWRWFLLARVVSQITRFLTGVEIHPGAAIGRRFFIDHGMGIVIGETAEIGDDVMLYHGVTLGGVTSMPGKRHPTLGDHVVVGTGASILGPVTIGANSVIAAHAVVLSDAPDASLLTGAPARVRPRTPHTPDFYI; encoded by the coding sequence CTGTTCTCCCGCACCAGGGAGGACATCGCCACCGCCCGACATCGTGACCCCGCAGCGCGAAGTGCGCCGGAGGTGTGGCTTACCTACTCGGGGCTGCATGCAATCTGGGGCCATCGCCTCGCCCACAGGCTCTGGGGATGGCGGTGGTTCCTGCTGGCTCGCGTCGTCTCCCAGATCACCCGTTTCCTCACCGGCGTGGAGATTCACCCCGGCGCGGCAATCGGCCGACGGTTCTTCATCGACCACGGCATGGGCATCGTGATCGGCGAGACGGCCGAGATTGGCGACGACGTGATGCTCTATCACGGAGTCACGCTGGGTGGCGTGACCTCGATGCCGGGCAAGCGGCATCCGACGCTAGGCGACCACGTCGTCGTGGGCACCGGCGCGAGCATTCTCGGACCGGTCACTATCGGCGCAAACTCGGTGATCGCTGCGCACGCGGTGGTGTTGTCGGATGCGCCCGATGCCTCGCTGCTGACGGGTGCGCCGGCGCGTGTGCGGCCGCGCACGCCACACACTCCCGACTTCTACATCTGA
- a CDS encoding polysaccharide biosynthesis protein, whose protein sequence is MTLSSFAQTQINNLRARGPLSRFGIQFLIDGAAWLFALTFAVLLRYDFDSSQISWSWFALIVAATLLVQLVAGWAVYLYRGRHPYGSFAEVRSLLYTVLIAAVVVGLPVVLFGTLIQVPRSAFLIAAPTAFVLMGGVRYIKRLILESLIEHDAKAEPALVYGAGYLGSTIVRRMLTDRNSLFIPVGIIDDSPARRNSWFDGVRVLGTGRDIEAVAASTEAKVLVVAIAKADAGFLREINDRATAAGLQVKVLPPLEEIIEGKSRLRDLRDISIEDLIGRHPVDTKIESIAGYLKGKRVLVTGAGGSIGSELCRQIHKFAPSELIMLDHDETGLQSTQISIFGHGLLDTPDVVLASIRDADSVLEIFKNRRPEVVFHAAALKHLPMLEQFPDEAWKTNVLGTLNVLAAAQAVGVTTFVNISTDKAANPTSILGHSKRVAEKLTAWAAEQSGQRYLSVRFGNVIGSRGSMLPTFTSLIEAGGPLTITHPDVTRYFMTIPEACQLVVQAGGIGRPAEVLILDMGEPVRILDVAQRMIDMSGQDIAIVYTGLRPGEKLHEELVGLNETDERPVHPKISHTVVPSIAPENLDKDRWMERCKAANGQPPVEPAGRSIPDQESISR, encoded by the coding sequence ATGACCCTTTCCTCGTTCGCGCAGACGCAAATTAACAATCTCCGAGCCAGAGGCCCACTGAGCAGGTTCGGCATTCAGTTCTTGATCGACGGCGCGGCTTGGCTATTCGCGCTTACTTTTGCCGTCCTTCTTCGGTATGACTTCGACAGCAGCCAAATTTCGTGGAGTTGGTTCGCGCTGATTGTTGCGGCTACCTTGCTCGTTCAACTCGTCGCAGGTTGGGCGGTCTATCTTTACCGCGGACGCCACCCATATGGCAGCTTCGCGGAGGTGCGATCGCTGCTATACACGGTGCTGATTGCGGCTGTAGTCGTTGGTTTGCCGGTAGTGCTGTTCGGCACCCTCATCCAGGTCCCGCGTAGTGCATTCCTGATAGCGGCGCCTACAGCCTTCGTTCTCATGGGCGGCGTGCGGTACATTAAGCGGCTCATCCTCGAAAGCCTCATAGAGCATGACGCGAAAGCTGAGCCAGCCCTGGTCTACGGTGCCGGGTACCTCGGCTCGACGATCGTTCGTCGCATGCTGACAGACAGAAACTCGCTTTTCATTCCAGTCGGCATCATCGACGATAGCCCCGCCCGGCGTAATAGTTGGTTCGATGGCGTCAGGGTCCTCGGTACAGGTAGGGACATCGAAGCGGTAGCGGCATCGACGGAAGCAAAAGTCCTCGTGGTCGCGATAGCGAAAGCCGACGCAGGGTTTCTGCGCGAGATCAACGACAGGGCGACCGCTGCCGGGCTTCAGGTGAAGGTCTTGCCTCCCCTCGAGGAGATTATCGAGGGCAAGTCTCGTCTACGGGACTTGCGGGATATCTCCATCGAGGACCTCATCGGCCGTCATCCGGTCGACACAAAAATCGAGTCCATAGCGGGCTACCTCAAAGGCAAGCGCGTTCTCGTCACCGGCGCGGGTGGATCAATTGGCTCGGAACTGTGTCGCCAGATCCACAAATTTGCTCCTTCAGAGCTGATCATGCTCGACCACGACGAAACCGGTCTGCAGTCCACTCAGATTTCTATTTTCGGCCACGGTCTGTTGGATACGCCTGATGTGGTCCTCGCGAGTATTCGCGACGCAGACTCGGTATTGGAGATCTTCAAGAACCGCCGGCCAGAGGTCGTTTTCCACGCTGCCGCACTCAAGCATCTCCCCATGCTCGAGCAATTCCCAGATGAGGCCTGGAAGACCAACGTGCTTGGCACGCTGAACGTGCTCGCGGCGGCCCAAGCTGTTGGCGTTACTACCTTCGTGAACATTTCGACGGACAAGGCGGCGAATCCGACAAGCATCTTGGGGCACTCCAAGCGGGTTGCTGAAAAGCTCACCGCCTGGGCGGCAGAGCAGTCAGGCCAGCGCTACCTTTCGGTGCGATTCGGCAATGTCATCGGAAGCCGTGGCTCGATGCTCCCTACTTTTACCTCTCTTATCGAAGCGGGCGGTCCTCTGACAATCACCCACCCCGACGTCACGCGCTATTTCATGACGATTCCCGAAGCATGCCAGCTCGTGGTGCAGGCGGGCGGGATCGGCCGACCCGCCGAGGTTCTGATCCTTGACATGGGGGAACCGGTTCGTATCTTGGATGTCGCCCAGCGCATGATCGATATGTCGGGCCAAGACATCGCGATCGTCTACACGGGTCTTCGACCTGGCGAAAAGCTGCATGAAGAACTCGTTGGCTTGAACGAAACGGACGAGCGACCCGTCCATCCGAAAATCTCACACACGGTAGTTCCTTCCATCGCCCCCGAGAACTTAGACAAGGATCGTTGGATGGAGCGATGCAAGGCCGCAAACGGCCAGCCACCCGTCGAGCCTGCGGGTCGATCAATACCTGATCAGGAAAGCATCTCGCGCTAA